GCCGGGGTCGCGAGCGCTGGCCAGCGCAGGTGGCGGCGCGAGCGATCCGACACCTTGCCCACCAGCTGGCCGCACGCCGCATCGATATCGTCGCCGCGGGTGCGCCGGGTGATGGTGATGATACCCGCTTTCATGAGGCGATCCCGGAAGGCATCGATGACATGGGGGGGTGAGCGGCGGTAAGCGGTGCCGGGAAAGGGGTTGAAGGGGATGAGATTGACCTTGCAGGGCATGCCCTGGAGCAGGCGCACCAACTGCCGGGCATGCTCCGGCTTATCGTTGACGCCGTCGATCATCACGTACTCGAAGGTCACGTGGGTCTTCGGCCCATGCTCCGAATAGCGTTTGCACGCGGCCATGAGTTCGGCGATGGGGTACTTGCGGTTCAGCGGCACGAGCTCGTCCCGCAAAACGTCGTTGGCGGCGTGGAGGGATACCGCGAGGCTCACCGGACTGCGCACCGCCAGCCTGTCGAGAGCCGGCACCACGCCCGCCGTGGACAGGGTGACACGCTTGCGCGACAGGCCGAAGGCGAGATCGTCCAGCATCAGATCCATGGCCCGCGTCACGGCGTCGAAGTTGGTGAGGGGCTCGCCCATGCCCATCATCACCACATTGGTGATGACCCGGTTATCGCGGTCCCAGCCATCCAGGGCCGCATGGGCCAGCCACACCTGGCCGATGATCTCCGACACCGTGAGGTTGCGGTTGAAACCCTGGCGCGCCGTGGAACAGAAGCTGCAATCGAGGGCACATCCCACCTGGGAGGAGACGCACAGGGTGCCGCGGTCCGGTTCCGGGATGAATACCATCTCGATGCAATCCCCGCCCGCGAGCCGCAGCACCCACTTGTGGGTGCCGTCCCGGGATGATTCGTGAAGCGCCACCTCGGGCAGTTCCATCCCGGCCAGCCCGGACAACCGCTGGCGCAGCGCCATGGACAGGTTGGTCATGGCGTCGAGGTCCGTGCAGCCGTGATGGTACAACCACTTGAGGATCTGCTCCGCCCGATAGGGCTTCTCGCCCAGACCGACGAAAAACGCCGCCATGTCGGCACGGTTCATGTCGAACAGGTTGGCGCGGACCCCCGTCATGTCAGCGGCTGCACCCACAGATATCGGCGGGCTCGAAACGGCTGTAGAGGGCACCGGTGAGGTTCCTGGCCACGGCATGCGGCTTGCTGATGGGAAGGGTGCGTGCTACCGCCATGAACGGCCTCCGCCGACCGTGGGCCATGGGTTAGCGATGGAACCATGGAGAGACGGATGGATCATCAGTAGCGGCCGTGCTGCTTGGAGATATAGTTGCTCATCTCCACATACTGCGAATTCATGCGGCGCAGGATGTCGTGTACCACCGACACGATGCCCCGCATGGCCTTGTAGACCACCCAGGGATTCCCCGCCACCAGTTCCTCGAAGCGCTCACGATCAAAGGAACAGATCCTGGTGGGCCCGAGGGCGCGCAGGGTGGCGCTGTGAGGCCGGCCGTCGATGAAACTCATCTCGCCGGTAAGGTCGCCCCGTCCGAGGATGTGTAGCACCGTCCACTCGCCACCGCCGGTGTCCCGGGTAACGGCCAGGCGCCCCTCTACGATCATATGCAGGCTCTGGCCCGTCTCCCCCTCCTCGAACAAGACCTCCTCGTCTTCCAGCACCCGGCAGTTACTGATGGATGCCAGCACCTGCACTTCGTCGTCGTCCATATCGGAGGTGAAAGGTGATGCCCGCAGGGCCGCGAATTCGTCATCGGTGCTCATTTCCTCTCCTTTAGGGGAAATACGCAAAGGGGGAAGGATACTTAAACGACGAGCCCAGAACCAGTGCCCCGCTTGTGCCGGAAAGTGGGGAGGGTTACCGGAGGCAGCGTGCCCGGCGCGGCCTGTGGTCGCGCGTCATGGGTGCGCCGGGGAGACGACCCGGCGGGTGGAGCAAGCCGCCCCCCGGTCGGGCCGGGCGGAGCGCCCGGATTCCGATCCGTGCCGCGGCGTCCCTACTGAATGGCGAAGCTCTCCCCGCAACCGCACTCGTTCACGGCATTGGGGTTATTGAACTTGAACATGGAGTTCAAGCCCTCGCGGACGAAATCCAATTCCACCCCCTCGAGGGCCGACAGGCTGTCGGCATCGACGATGAGCTTGACACCATGGCTCTCGAATACCCTGTCTTTGTCGCCGATCTCGCGCGCGAAGTCCATGACGTACTGATAACCGGAACAGCCGCTCTTGGTTATGCCGAGGCGCAGGCCACGCGCGTCCTGTTCCGCCTTCAGCATGTTCTTCACGTGGGCGGCCGCACTCTCGGTGATTGAAATGCTCATATCGTTCGACTCCGTAATAGAGGGCACGTCAGGCGTGCCGCCCGGGCCCTCAGCCGAGGTCCACTTCGACGCGGTTGCTATCCCGCCTGCCGCTCGTCACACCCAGGCGCTGGTCCTGGATAGCCGCCACTTCCTGAATGCCACCGCGCTGAACCAGATCGTCCAGGGAGATCCCCTGGAGAAAATGATAGATCTGGTCGCTCAGTTCGCACCACAACTCGTGGGTCAGGCAGCGCTGATCGCCCTGGCAGTTCTGCATGCCGCCACAGCGGGTGGCATCCACGGACTCGTCAACGGCGGTGATGACGTCCGCGACATTGATATCCACGGCGTCGCGGCCCAGCCGGTAACCGCCGCCGGGACCACGGGTACTGTTCACGAGCCCCTGCTTGCGCAGGCGCGAAAAGAGCTGTTCCAGATAGGACAGGGAGATCCCCTGGCGCTGGGAGATGTCAGACAAAGTGATGGGGGCGGTATCGGAATGCAACGCCAGGTCCAGCATGGCCGTTACGGCATATCGCCCTTTGGTGGTTAGCCTCATAGGTCAACTCGCTGCGTTGGTAGCCCGGAAAACCTGAGCCTTGCATATCCCAGCAATTCAGTCAACTATTTTGGACGGCAGGCCCTCGTGGCCGGCCTGCTCCGCTTCCTTGCCGCTGGGCTCCAGTTGGCAGTCCCCCAGCCGGGCCGCCTCCTCGCCACCCACCTCCTTGAGAATGCGGCACATGTCCTCCATGCGGCCGTCCATGGCATGGATGTGGTCCAGCATGAGGTTGATGGCGTGGGCCACCGGATCCTCCATGTCTTTGGTCACGCCGTAGGCGTCGAAGCCGATCTTGCGCGAGATGGCCTGGCGGTGCTCCACCGGCCCCCCACCCTCGGCCCGTTGCACGATATGGCCCGGGATCCCCACCACCGTGGCGCCGTCGGGTACATCCTTGACCACCACCGCATTGGAACCAATGCGGGCCCCCTCCCCGATGGTGATGGGCCCCAGCACCTTGGCCCCTGCCCCCACCACCACATTCGATGCCAGGGTGGGATGGCGCTTGCCCTTGCGCCACGTGGTGCCGCCCAGGGTCACCCCGTGATAGATGGTGCAGTCGTCGCCGATCTCCGCCGTTTCGCCCACCACCACTCCCATGCCGTGGTCGATGAAGAAGCGCCGCCCGATGCGGGCCGCCGGATGGATCTCGATGCCGGTGAGCCAGCGCGTCAGGGTGGACGACAGGCGTGCCAGCCAGCGCAGGCCCTGGTTCCACAGCCAGTGGTTCAGGCGATGCATCATCACCGCGTGGAGTCCGGGGTAGGTGGTGA
The Gammaproteobacteria bacterium DNA segment above includes these coding regions:
- the rlmN gene encoding 23S rRNA (adenine(2503)-C(2))-methyltransferase RlmN, with the translated sequence MTGVRANLFDMNRADMAAFFVGLGEKPYRAEQILKWLYHHGCTDLDAMTNLSMALRQRLSGLAGMELPEVALHESSRDGTHKWVLRLAGGDCIEMVFIPEPDRGTLCVSSQVGCALDCSFCSTARQGFNRNLTVSEIIGQVWLAHAALDGWDRDNRVITNVVMMGMGEPLTNFDAVTRAMDLMLDDLAFGLSRKRVTLSTAGVVPALDRLAVRSPVSLAVSLHAANDVLRDELVPLNRKYPIAELMAACKRYSEHGPKTHVTFEYVMIDGVNDKPEHARQLVRLLQGMPCKVNLIPFNPFPGTAYRRSPPHVIDAFRDRLMKAGIITITRRTRGDDIDAACGQLVGKVSDRSRRHLRWPALATPAKEGLRVSIT
- a CDS encoding cyclic nucleotide-binding domain-containing protein, whose translation is MSTDDEFAALRASPFTSDMDDDEVQVLASISNCRVLEDEEVLFEEGETGQSLHMIVEGRLAVTRDTGGGEWTVLHILGRGDLTGEMSFIDGRPHSATLRALGPTRICSFDRERFEELVAGNPWVVYKAMRGIVSVVHDILRRMNSQYVEMSNYISKQHGRY
- a CDS encoding iron-sulfur cluster assembly accessory protein gives rise to the protein MSISITESAAAHVKNMLKAEQDARGLRLGITKSGCSGYQYVMDFAREIGDKDRVFESHGVKLIVDADSLSALEGVELDFVREGLNSMFKFNNPNAVNECGCGESFAIQ
- the iscR gene encoding Fe-S cluster assembly transcriptional regulator IscR, producing the protein MRLTTKGRYAVTAMLDLALHSDTAPITLSDISQRQGISLSYLEQLFSRLRKQGLVNSTRGPGGGYRLGRDAVDINVADVITAVDESVDATRCGGMQNCQGDQRCLTHELWCELSDQIYHFLQGISLDDLVQRGGIQEVAAIQDQRLGVTSGRRDSNRVEVDLG
- the cysE gene encoding serine O-acetyltransferase produces the protein MFESIKEDIRSVFSRDPAARNAFEVLTTYPGLHAVMMHRLNHWLWNQGLRWLARLSSTLTRWLTGIEIHPAARIGRRFFIDHGMGVVVGETAEIGDDCTIYHGVTLGGTTWRKGKRHPTLASNVVVGAGAKVLGPITIGEGARIGSNAVVVKDVPDGATVVGIPGHIVQRAEGGGPVEHRQAISRKIGFDAYGVTKDMEDPVAHAINLMLDHIHAMDGRMEDMCRILKEVGGEEAARLGDCQLEPSGKEAEQAGHEGLPSKIVD